The genomic stretch CTCTTGGGGATGCTGTAGCACCTGCTAGCCCCTCTCTGGTGCCGCCTATGCTTAGGGCATCACAGAggacagaaatgggtttgatactGTATCACCATTTACTCTGAACAAAAACCTTTgcttttttatgaatatattgcccctagtgGGCAAaatctacaaattcttaaagccccaAGTCATACGAGCCACAATGCCCCTTAACACTCAGATTTGCACAGGACTtgttaaatctatatttatttcttttaaatcttttagcatttatagtataataatttgtgattttttttagtatctatctgtctgtttctccgtctgtctgtgtcttttgttttttaattaaactcaTACGTGTATTCCATGAACATGACCATGTATAAAAATGGTCATGTCCACACCAGCATCTGCCCTAAACTCCAATTCCCATAATGCACTTTACAAAGATGGACACCTCGGACCACGCTCACAGTCAACTGATTACTGCACTTATCTggacacacacctcacaaaatATTCACACAGCTCTGTTTACACACCCAATCTTACAAACCTTCTGGTCATGTATGTTGTTCCTGGACTTTTGCCTTGACCTTTGATACCCAGTTGCATGTCACATGACACactgcttctgcttcttctcTGTTTTTGATATAAGCCTTGTTTGTTATTTTCAATTGTCTCTACGCCTGACAAAACTGCACATGATCATTCTAGAGGAATTTATGAAACACGTAAACATGTTGTTAGATTGGGGTCGAGTTCATACTGAATTGAacaataatcatttattttcttgactaaacaataaagaaaatattttgaaatctTTTGAGTCTCTCTCTTGAAAAATGTTGTTATACTCAAAAATTTTAATTCTACTGTgaggataagcagtagaaaatgaatgaatgaatgaatgtgaaataaagactagatttttggatttttttacaaGTGTAATTTTAAGCATGCTTCATTATATGATTGTGATACGACCAGAAATTTACTTccattccttttttctttctttattttttctttctttctttctttctttctttctttctttctttctttctttctttctttcttgaaatGTGGgtctttatatattttctttacaaaCACATATCCTTCTCTTTAGAAataattatttccttttttaaagaaagaaaggaaaaagaaggaaatgtTTCTTCagatattctttttttttacaaacccctttctttctttctttctttctttctttctttctttctttctttctttctttctttctttctttacctgTGTATTTAGGTGAGACATGGTTGTTATAACACAAGTATCATATGCTGCAGTTGGGACTGGATCTTGTTCTGCTTGAAGCAGAAGGTGTGTGAAGTtcagtttttctccatttgCAGCTTCTGCAGGAACTGGAGCATTAAATGTCCGTTACACGTTGCTGTGCAGACAGCACTGCTCCACAGGTGTAGGATCGGGTGCAACCCGATAGGTGTGTTACTAATGATCAGTAGACGTCAGACTTCTGAAACACACCTGTTGGCCTCCATTTCCACAGTGTCCGGCTGCCAGAATGAAGCGGAAGGTGCTGGAGAGCAGAGCGAGCAGTTAGACGCTCCAGATGCTGGTCTTCAATGGATAAGAGCGTGATCAAATTCAGTCACTGTGAAAAAGAtattttttgcttctttgtGCCAGAGGAATGCCCAGAGTGTGGCACAAGCTTTAGTGGGAGAAGGCTAGAGGAGGCACCCATCAGCATCCCGAACCCCTTCACCAACGGCCACAAAACACCCTGTGCTTTCCTCATCGCTCCAGCTGAGGACAACACACTCAGGTACAGCAAATAAAACAACCGACTTTATTTcactagatttatttattctgcttATTTCTTACAAAAGAATTCATGTGAAATTGTTTTACAGAGAATATGATGGTGGATCAGACCTGCATACTGGAATTACTGACACAAACGGTGAGTTATGATTTGTCAGAACATCAAAACCAAAcctgaaatacaaaaaaacaacaaaacacgaATCTAAAAGTTAACTAGCACTTGAGGAATTTATTACAAAGCAGAAAAGATAAATTGATTCTACTTCATTCTGTTGGGTTTCACCTCTCTGAAATTAAAATTTAGGAAGAAATTCTTGTCACTAGAGTGCTAGCCTTATCacttttaatatgttttatatcaATAAAAAGACGTTGAGCTACTGATTGTCTGTATTtcgacatatacagtatataaaactagatatagcaaaaatatttaaagctttaaaggatatttacatgtttataaatatatattttggggaaaaaatgttaaatctgaaaaataaaGGAAGTATATGGCTTTAAGTagaaggagggagggatgaATAGAAAACCGGGTTAAAGGAGTTGagtgatatacagtagatgATTTCCCTGATTCAAATTTTGTAAATGAACAAGTTTCAGTTAAAGAGAAGATGCCAgctacatgtggtcttttgaGGACAACGACCTCCTTATCAATACACAAGTATTGGACTGTAGATGACTGttgaaaggacattattcctcataacactctctggtgtttataacagtcacacactccagtgtcacccggttgaggatgaggttcccttttgagtctggttcctcttaaggttttcTTCCTCTTACATCTAAGGGactttgtataataaacattttattctatatttcttatgttctgtaaagctgctttgagacattgtctattgttaaaagggttataaaaataaaatcaaattgaaCTGCATTGTTACCGttcatgttatagcagctatgatgtcatttcctttcccacctcttttcttcctctttcccaAAGTTCTCCAGAAGGGGAGAATGCTCGAACAGGGTGAAAATAGTGGCTATGAGCACTCCTTGCTTCCTCACATCTGTAGTTcaaaacaccaacactaaccaAACCGAACCAAACCAAACACTTCATACACCAAACATAGTTTCTTCTTTTCAGCTGAACTATTCATTTACACAGAGAAGTATTGATGTACTTTAAGAACaccagaaataaaatgtcttttttgtcCTTTAATGTTGTGAAGGTGTTGTGTATAATTACACTAAGTCTGGTGTGCGGAGAGACCGTGAAGGCTGGGAACACTGCATCAGCATCATGTTAGTCCAGCCTGACATGTACAATCTCATCAATCAGTGGGATCAGTATCTAGAGAAATTCTCCTCAGCCCAGATGTGGGATCCACTATGGCAAAGGTagatatttgatttatttgcatGGATAAGTTCGATATAAATTACAGACTGACTTATTTAGCTGACAAATGTATCATCATACTATAGAAATTTTCTAACTTCTGTTTTATTGACGCTTATTTATTCAGCTTTAATGAGGAGAACCACAACTGCTACAGCTACACGCTGATGTTTATAAACTGCGTGCTGGCCATGCAATCCAAACGAGCGCTCAGCAAAGATGAGTTCACGCAGACTTTCATTCTGCCACGTGTCAAAAGGGCATCCAAGTACACCATGTTGTGTCAGAAGATCTCCCAGAaccatttctttattttggaCAGTCCAAAGAGAAACTCGCAGGAAGGACAGAATGACGAAGACAAAGATGGGAAGTCTTAATTCGAGTTTGTCCATGCTGATTCAAATCTTTTGTTTGTGTCTCAATGACAGAAAAATTATATTGAATCTTTTaactaataatataaacatgttaaaTGATTCATGTCAGAAGCCTTCTCATGGTTCTTGTATTAAAACAGTCATGACTTTCTATGTATATTCTTGTCTGAAATTCTACATATAAAACGTACCGGAGGACTCACTATACAATCACTCAGGCAACACAAGCCGATACCTTTGGCTTTTATTGATGTGTCTGTAAAGAAATAGAGTCGATTGTGTAAAATTTTACATATTCAATTTGAATTCTAATATCGTAATAAAACAATGCCCTTGTCTAtagtcttttttgtattgtcttgtaattttttgtctgcactgtcttttgtcctgctctgtcttgtcctgctttatgtgcactttatgtggctagaactacttactaagtccttagctctttgTTTTacgtagcaccctggtcctggagaaatgtctcatttcgctgtgtactgcaacagctgtatatggttgaaagacaataaaagcttcttgactaaAGACAAACGGAAACACTGCCTACAGTTATTGTGGGGTTGTGTCTTCACACTAGAACACAGATCTAATGCACTATTAATACCTATTAAAAATTAACTATGGGACGTCAGACAGGTTTTGTGCTCAGTAGTTACACCTTGATATAGCATAAAGAATGAAGCCACCAGTGCTGCAGATTCAATTTAGCAGAAAATCCACTCAAATTAAAAGCAAAACTACACTATATTCTTTTCTAATATGCAGGGTACGATGTTCATGAAGATGTGTTAGGACaagaaatgaacacacaaaatctcCACTACAGAAAGTACAAAGAGTTTTTATTAGAACTTAATAGCACTCAAGAGCAGAATCATTTAGATTTCTAGATTTCTTCCTGTTCTGTTCGTTCCCTTGAGGAAATCCATCTGCTCACGATAATctcctaaaataaaaaaagcccaCACAGACAGTCAAACATAaagtaatgtatttttaatgaaacCAAAATCTATGCAAATGCTGACCTGAACTTTGAGTCTTTTCAGACACTCTGGTGAGGAGAAGTCCTCCTCAGTCATACCCAGTGGCACCACAACGTAAGAAAACATCAGCTCCTATGCATAGAACATGAGCGCAACAATGTGTGAAGCTAATATACTAACAACtaaatgtttagaaatgtcAGAAAGGCAGAGATAAGGGTTTACTTTAGAGACGTTAGCAGTGGTTCGGCTGAGAGCAGCTAAAGATCTCCAGGTAAAAGGCCTCAGAGCAGCACCTTGTAACGACTCGTCTGATCTCTCGACCACCACGGAGTAGCTACAAACCAAGAGAAGGAGTGAAAGAGCATTCAAATACAGCCCTAATTATATACaggaacaaagacaaaaaaaatcataaaaagtgTTAATACGGTGTTAATCCATCAACGGCTGCCAAACAGCTCCATAATACCTTGATTTAgattaaataagaaatggaaAATTAAGCTTTCATTGTATGGAAATTAGCTTTCATTGTATTCCTCCTTGTTCAGCTTTTTGTTGAGTACTGGGtaggaaaatgaataaataaagcataatCTACTGAGAACACATTTTCACTGGCATCCCAGACTAATAAAGTTGCTGATATCGTGTCTAATAGATATCTATCGCTAACCGTCATACTCCGATCACCAATTTAGGAAGTCGGGAGTTTCTCCAAGTGCTGTTTGTTAAACACTGGCAAACTCAAAATGCTGGCATAAATGATGATTAGGGCAGGGTGATTAGAAATAATATCCCTAAGgtcaaaaatgtatgtaaaaataatgtaaagatggtttacattataaataatggCTTTCTGGTTTTAACACAAAGTCACAGTAACACAAATCAAGTTATCACCTGTTAACTGGTCACCTAAGCATCAAGGCTTGATGATGTCATTCTACTAATATTATTCTTAGTTGTCTTATTAACTAAACCAATACTAACCTTGCATGATAAAATGGAGGTCCTTTCCGATACAGcactgcagaaaaaaacaaagcattaaGGAAAATCTCAGTTCTTAGAAGAGGCGTAACTCTACACTGCTCCAAACATGAGACTCGCGTGTCAGAAACACAGCCGTTACGTGCCATGATTTCAGTCTCATTCTCCTAATTCAGTGCCAAAAGTCACTTTCCTGGCCTTGACATTAGCCCAGCAGACAAAAAAGGTAAGGAGAGCAAGGAAAGCAATGCTTAGTCCAGCTGAATAATTCACCTGTCAACTAGTTCCACTTACACCAGTAGGATATTCTTACTCTTTGCGACCAGATGAAGTGGGACACAACGGAAATAAGGACTAGTTCTTGCCATGATAACAGGAATGGTGCATGCACATCCTGGAGTACAGTTACATTTAGCAATTGAAGCTTTTGTATGTGGTGTGGTTGAGTTTCCTTACTGAAATCAGTGCCGTATTTAACTCCAGACTTGGGCACCCATCCTTTACAGCGGAAGTAGTGATAGGCCGTGTACGTCATCTCAAAGTTGGGCTGTGCTGAACGAAACATTCTCCAAAGCTGAAGGATCGACAAGGCTTCCTGTACAACAAACAAATTCCACAAGAATACAAGATATGTTTTGTGCCTTTTAGCCAACCTAAGCTTTGATAACTGCAGCAGAAGAGGAACATGTAAAATTTgttatattaatttaaacataTGGCCAGGTGTTATTTTCTTTCCTGTAGACATGCCGGTctaccagacacacacatgcacataatgCTCGGTGTAGGAAAAGGGTGTTAATTAGTTGTATAGCTTTAATAGCAAACACAGACATAATGACATAGACTGCGTGTTTGGAGATGTTGTCCTGCTGCTGAATAACTTTGGTGCCAATCTGACGCCTCCCTGATGGTATTGCATGATGGATGAGTATCTGCCTGTATTTCTCAGCCCTGAGGACATTAATTCTGACCAACTCCATTTGTAGTAATGCAGCCCCAGACTGGCATGGAAACTCCACCATGCTTCGCTGTTGCCTGCAGACACTCACTATTGCACCTCTATTCAGCCCTTTGGCAAACAACCCACCTTCATGTATAGCTGAGTCACTTGTTAGCTCTGTTTCCATGTCAGAGCTTTGGCATTTTGTCACAATTCTTCTATGACTTCTCCAGATAGTAGATGGGTGTACCTACCAGGTTTTCCACCAGTCCTTTGCTGATGGCTCTGCTGGACATCTTCCAATATTAAAGGGAAATAAGAATGATGTGTCTTATCTGCTCATTAAGTTTCCTTGGCTGACCACTGCATCTATGTTTCTTTGCGCTTCTTTACAATAGCATGAAGAGCACACTTGAAACCCCAGTCTGTTTTGAAGTCTTGGCCTGGGAGAGACCTTTCTGATGCAATACAAAACCTTGTGTCTTGTTGCTGTGCTCAGTCTTGCCATGTATGACATGTGACATGAAACATTCTTCACCACCTCACCTTAGTAGCAGAGCTTGGCTTTTTCTCACATCACATAAATCCCCTGCACATCTGTTTCTGTTGCAATTAATGACTGTTTCAACCTACATTGACATTGAAGATCATTAGCACTGCTTTTGTATAATTGCCTAAAATCTTGCAAAGAATTATGTGTATCTTTCACTGAAATGGGTAATTTATGCTGACATTATACCTTGTGTAGTGAGCAATGTGTAGAGTGTAGGGATGCTTCCTagtaatcattattattattattttttttagatgtgcTTAAATTTGACGGCACATAATAAAAGAAGCATTAATATTTCAGATTCATTAGAGGTATggaataatttattattgtttgaatatttaaaagCTTCGTAATCTTTACTGGCGTTTGAATGTCTGTTGTAAATCTACAGTTTTTCTAAGCAGAATTTTGGAGTCATAATTATTCAGGTTATTCTAAAGATTTAATGACCAGAAAACAAGATCAAATTTATCATCAAAAGATAAGTAAAGATAATGAAATTAGAGAAAacttgcacatacagtacagtggaaTAAGTTAAACTTACCCCATCACGGGAAACTGACAAGCATCCAAGCGCATAAACCAGGAAGAAAGCCTGCaatgataaaatatatagaacATAAGTGATAAATTAGAGAGGAGAAAAGCcataaaacacttaaaacttAATGTTCTTTCAGCACTGGGATGTGTGGGTGGAAATGGGTTCACTTTAAGATCACACTGCCCAAAAGTTCAACATGATGGCCTTTGCTATCAATTAGCAATGATGGGGATTGTAAATAGTGACTCTTACGACTGCATACGTTCACCTCGACCCCCTCGGACTCTTTAATGATACTCTCGGGTAAACGCGGCTCGATAGAAGAGGGTTTATCCGTCTTCATCGGCTGAAATATTAACGCCGGCCATGTTTATCCTTCAGGGAGGCTTGTGTTAATATTAGCCTGTGAAGAGAACAGGCACGAAATAGCTCCATTCAAACACTTTCACGGCTTCTTTAACTGTTTCTACTGGCTCTGAAAGTTGAATTCCCTCGATCAAATCCAGCTGTGAAAATATGGCTAAACTCAAGTTTATAACATCCCCACCTTGATAAGAAAACAAATGAGTGTATTAATAGCAGAGAGCTGGAACAGCATGGTGCAGTCTGAGGTAATGAGGTGCAGCTGTGTAGAATTTGTGATTTGAAGCTGATACCACAGCAAAATGGAAATATATTTATCTCCATCAAATAAATTCAATCCTTAGTGTTGTATAGAATTCCTTCACCTGAAATAGTGAACTATGTTGTTGCTGTCTAGTGTCTTACAGTTCAGAGTTCGATTGTGTCAGGGACTTCTTTTCCTCACCACCTTTCCCtctctcatttttaaaaataaaattggacTGAAATGATACAACAGACATGTTACTCCGGCACTTACGATACCGTTAGCTTCGCTcgaacataaaacaaacatacttaaaaatctattatttgtatttaggTCTATTGTTGCACCAGATGTAAAGGTGATTTCATGACAAATAGAGTATCATAGAATAATCACTCGATATAATTCAGCTTGTAAAACCTTTCATTTTCCGGCCAGTTCAAGCTGAACAGGTGGCTGCAGCATAACAGAGTAGCTCTGGTGAACACATTCACACTATACTAATTTAAGACACCTGACTGACTGTGGGAACAAACCCCAAACTCAGGatgtacaaaacaaacatgctaaccactaaaccaccatcACCTGCTAGCAAGAACCTGACCAGATCAAACAAGGCAAAAATGTTTTGCTGTTCGCTCTGTGACTGTtccaaagtgtgccaagaaTTTTCAGAACTTTTTTAGTAAcagatttattgtttataatgatgaAATGCATTGCCTTGCTACATGCATGAGACACTGATTGGAGAGACTGTCTAATATTTTGACTGTTGTGTAGTCTATTGTGTTTTCTattagaagaagcctttatttttggtcacatatacattacagcacagtgaaaatctttCTTCATATATCGcaactttggaggtttgggTCTGAGCACCGGGTCAGCCGTGAAACAGCACCCCTGGGGCATAGAGGGTTGCTCTagggccaaacagtggcagcttggcagtgctgaggctgATAACACTGTTAACTTGTTTCTGTTGCTGACTGTTATGCTTTAcgacatatattttttttttatgcaatttACTTTTTATGCAATAGTCCAATAGTTCAttgtaaacaaattaataaaaaaaataaatcaactatAAATCCtaaatcatatttaaaacaaatgcttAAAAATTAACACAGGTATATTTGTATAGGTGATTTCTGTACTGCCTGTTTGTTACCTGTTGATTGTTGCATGTTTACAACTGCACATAGGGTTTTTggataaaaaacattttcgTTCTGCTATGCACACCCAGTTGCCTGGCTGAATGCCGATAAAGTTCACTTTGACTTTGACCACTTGCGTAATACATTCCTTTGCTCACATTAAACCGACAGGTTTGTCTCTGCAGATTTCTCTTACCTCTTCGTAACTGAGCTGTAGGTACTCCATCATGTTAAAAGGGTTTATTCTGCACACCAACTTGCCTTTTGTGCTCTGGAATGcaaagttataaataaataaataaatgtaaacaattaacACGTGTAATagtgcataataataatcagaatggCTAGAGCAGAGGTTAAAAAAGTTCATGAACTCTGTTAGCCACACAGTATGGAGCCACACCTTAATGTCGGCTTGTTtagaaaaaagataaatgcGTGTCTTTACTCTACGAGTCACAATAACGATAATTTTGCTGTGTGTAACACAACTGCAGGGGGAAACCTGATTTACTCGCTTGTGCTGTTCTCGTGAGATGTGACACGACAAACACCTCCCTGAGCAACCATCAGTGTGAACAGAGCTGAACTGTTTGAGTGAGGAGACATTATAGGAATTTGGGATGTGTTGCATTCAAAAGATGGCTGCGGCTCCTCTTATTGCTGCCTTTTGTTgctattgtttattatatccTTGCTTCACCgtttcaacaaacaaacaaacaaataaataaaaaacaaacaaaaataaataaaaagtcatgCACATATGTGCACTGCTGCTTAACACTGCCATCTTCCACATACATGTGCTAACAGATGCATGTGATTGGTGAGGGAGGAAGGATCAAATAATCAAGAAGATCAATTCTATGTTTGAGAAGCACCCACTGTGAATGTCTTAAGGTTTTACAAGCACCTCGAGCTGTCTTCAATATTCTTATCCATCTGGATACGAAAAATATTAGTTTAGCCTTAATGGACAAAATTTACAGCCACTTTCTGAAAGAGCGTTAAATGGAAAAAGCCACAAAAAGATGAGTAGGTTCTTCAAAAAACTGTTCCAGTATTCAGGGGCATGGACGTGGCCAAACAAGCCAAGAAACTGAACAggtatttatttactcttttgACGTCCTCATCTGCGTCTTTATCTTCAGGCTCCTCCACCAGAACGTAACCGTGAGCTACTGACAGATTACAGCCCTGCGTGTCCGACACTGCCCCACCACTTATTTCACTTGCATCTATTCGACATCCACAATGAACGATCCAGTCATCATGTCTTTTGCATGTGATCTTTGTGAGTTTGGCTGGATTGACTTGTTCAGGTTCTTCAGAATATAGTTCAGATAGAGGATCATAGTGTGGATTCCCTTGTCTACGGGGTCTCTTAGCCCCTGAGAATCCTGAGCCTTCTCCATCATCACTTTTTATAGCTTCTACATCCTCCATCGTCTGGTCCTGATCTGAAGACTGCGTTGGACACTTGACTGATTCCTGATGTTCCTGAAAGTCAGCTTGTTCTTCATAGAATTCTTTCTGTAGGTCCATCTCAATAGGATGAGTCAGTTCTTTCAGCATCTGGCTGACAGCTTCTTCATCCAATCCCTGAGCCAGGAGAGCCGAGCGGGCCCATCTCACATGCTGCTCATATCTGAGGAGCACAACAGAGGACATATTGAGTAGTTTACTGCTTAACAGAGTGATAAAACttctcggaaaaaaaaaacagtttatgcCTAAGGTTAGGTTCACATTATCAGgcttaaataaaagaaatgatttcTACCTTTATGTGACACAGATACTTTTTTCAGGATTgtgttggttaaaaaaaaatcatctgatcTCATCAGGTTTAGAAAAGTAGGGAGAACAGCATAATAGCAGTGATATTCAGTGGAAGGGTGATTTACCTGGtgatttaagcaaaactaattGGTAAAACAATTGGTCTTTAAAGCTTTTCtcaaaaacaatcatttgaaCTTAGACCACATGCAAGGAACGACAAGACCTGCAAGTGATGCTGAATTGTATGATATTAACATTAAAACTAGGAAAAGAGAtcagagatttatttaaaaatcgaatgtgtataaaacacatacattaaTGCTTTAAGAGCAACATTTGTTAAGTTGATCATAGATGAAGAGGCGTCTGACAAATGCCACTTACTTTGCCAAGGGAATGACAGGTAAACATCTGTCACCTACatctaaataaaagataaaaaaaagaaacatttaaaaagattttgcaatttattgtactgtattttgcCATTTGAGAGCTCAGTGGTTCTGTGTGAATGGGAAGAGGCATGCAAATAGTTTCCCATTAATACCCACATTCCCACCGTTCAGAAATACTGTGCTGTGGTCTACTTTTGGACAGAACTCCTTTACCAAAATAACCCTGGAAAGACATAAACAAGAGCAAATGGTTGAAATGTACCCTGGACAATTTGTAGAGCTGAATCAGATTCACCAGAACCTGGCGACTTACATGACGCTTACAGAAAACAGAttaacactgattttttttttgtagaaacttcaatttaaaaaaaacgataataaaaaattcagcaTCTTGTGTTCTAGGAAGTAAAGAAACAGCAAATGAGCCACTATTAGTCTGTTCTTTCAAAGGTTTTTACCCACTTGTGCATACCAAAATAACTAGGTGTGTATTTTTAATAACGTGCTTTAAAGatgaagggattttttttatgatcctgCTAACAAAACAtcacataatattttttttgttttacaaacaCCTTTAAATGTGCGACAGTAGAAcaactttttaaatgaaattatttttaatgcagaAAAACTGAACAAACTGATGATGATATATACACATAGACAACCATGTAAACACATCGAGACCAGTGCGAGGCTacagatacaaaataaaatgcttggGGCAAATGACAGAACAAAAATGTGCGAATGTGGAGTAgagacaattttttaaaatatatatttttaaactatCCTTTGACTGAAGACCTTTCCCTACTGGTGTCCTCTGGGTCTCTTGACAGGATggtaaaggaaaacaaacaagaatTTCATTTATACGTCATCACAACACCAGACAGACTGAAA from Tachysurus fulvidraco isolate hzauxx_2018 chromosome 2, HZAU_PFXX_2.0, whole genome shotgun sequence encodes the following:
- the tsen2 gene encoding tRNA-splicing endonuclease subunit Sen2, translated to MEAIFQPPKRRPKVYEYFEAPLPVSFSNDPASELQIYKAEIIHQHVIIRESEHIQALYRKGYFGKGVLSKSRPQHSISERWEYVGDRCLPVIPLAKYEQHVRWARSALLAQGLDEEAVSQMLKELTHPIEMDLQKEFYEEQADFQEHQESVKCPTQSSDQDQTMEDVEAIKSDDGEGSGFSGAKRPRRQGNPHYDPLSELYSEEPEQVNPAKLTKITCKRHDDWIVHCGCRIDASEISGGAVSDTQGCNLSVAHGYVLVEEPEDKDADEDVKRSTKGKLVCRINPFNMMEYLQLSYEEAFFLVYALGCLSVSRDGEALSILQLWRMFRSAQPNFEMTYTAYHYFRCKGWVPKSGVKYGTDFMLYRKGPPFYHASYSVVVERSDESLQGAALRPFTWRSLAALSRTTANVSKELMFSYVVVPLGMTEEDFSSPECLKRLKVQEIIVSRWISSRERTEQEEI
- the mkrn2os.2 gene encoding MKRN2 opposite strand protein; this encodes MDKSVIKFSHCEKDIFCFFVPEECPECGTSFSGRRLEEAPISIPNPFTNGHKTPCAFLIAPAEDNTLREYDGGSDLHTGITDTNGVVYNYTKSGVRRDREGWEHCISIMLVQPDMYNLINQWDQYLEKFSSAQMWDPLWQSFNEENHNCYSYTLMFINCVLAMQSKRALSKDEFTQTFILPRVKRASKYTMLCQKISQNHFFILDSPKRNSQEGQNDEDKDGKS